A genome region from Meiothermus sp. includes the following:
- a CDS encoding serine protease: MKPRGLGLLSLFCLLVWGMGGTALAQTLPRDVRERIIAATVFITYPTGTNTASVGSGTLISPQGFILTNYHVIGDLENRRIAPRLFVGTIRFVDQPPEVRYQADVVASDPNLDLAILRITRTSNGQPIGNVTFPAVPIGDSNKLIVGDPIYVFGFQGTGGNTITISTGVVGGFTGEDMVSGGKQWIKHDAQTGPGNSGGGIFNQDGELIGIHTRGLSGQGNSRTAFMRPLALAWGLIGPNVAGLVNRAPAVSNPQPQPQTATSTAWPPALGTGQTWQVRIQGGQWTGEWSVVVGQKDADGDFEATASLGSRRTEALFFLQDNILRLNIGDRYPLARCRFDPQNVSGVIQGKLFVFKDANSDAEEIGTCVASQRGAQAVQPVQPQQPQAAWPPRLAVGQRWQLSVTGKDLEDAGIVTLSERDSDGDPKGTAVFGNNFSMVAYFYMSRSGAAFLDMTVPSGADSHRAWFRCHFEQQGNAASLKGTLQTFRTDANGQISDLKDVGTCTATLSR; this comes from the coding sequence ATGAAACCTAGGGGTTTGGGTCTCTTAAGCTTGTTTTGTTTGCTGGTCTGGGGGATGGGGGGGACAGCCCTGGCCCAAACCCTGCCACGCGATGTACGTGAGCGCATTATTGCCGCCACAGTGTTCATCACCTACCCCACCGGCACCAACACCGCTAGTGTGGGTTCGGGGACACTGATTAGCCCCCAGGGCTTCATCCTGACCAACTACCACGTGATCGGCGACCTGGAGAACCGGCGCATTGCCCCACGCCTTTTCGTGGGTACCATTCGCTTTGTGGATCAGCCGCCGGAGGTACGCTACCAGGCCGATGTGGTGGCCAGCGACCCCAACCTCGATCTGGCCATTTTGCGCATCACCCGCACTTCTAATGGTCAGCCCATCGGGAATGTCACCTTTCCGGCGGTTCCCATTGGCGACTCCAATAAGCTGATTGTGGGTGACCCCATCTATGTGTTTGGCTTTCAGGGCACCGGCGGTAACACCATTACCATTTCTACCGGCGTGGTGGGCGGTTTTACCGGTGAAGACATGGTGAGCGGTGGCAAGCAGTGGATCAAGCACGATGCCCAGACCGGCCCCGGCAACTCGGGGGGCGGCATTTTCAACCAGGATGGCGAACTCATCGGTATCCACACCCGTGGGTTGTCGGGGCAGGGCAACTCCCGCACCGCCTTTATGCGCCCTTTGGCCCTGGCCTGGGGTCTGATTGGCCCCAATGTGGCGGGGTTGGTTAACCGGGCCCCCGCTGTGTCCAACCCCCAACCCCAGCCGCAGACAGCCACCAGCACCGCCTGGCCCCCGGCCCTTGGCACCGGCCAGACCTGGCAGGTGCGGATTCAGGGCGGCCAGTGGACGGGCGAGTGGTCGGTGGTGGTGGGCCAGAAGGATGCAGACGGCGACTTTGAGGCGACTGCCAGCCTGGGCAGCCGCCGCACCGAGGCCTTGTTTTTCCTGCAAGACAATATCCTGCGCCTGAACATTGGCGACCGGTATCCGCTGGCCCGCTGCCGCTTCGACCCTCAAAACGTGAGCGGGGTCATCCAGGGCAAGCTGTTCGTGTTCAAGGATGCCAACTCCGATGCCGAAGAAATTGGTACCTGTGTGGCCAGCCAGCGAGGCGCCCAGGCTGTACAGCCGGTGCAGCCCCAGCAACCCCAGGCCGCCTGGCCCCCCAGGCTGGCCGTGGGGCAGCGCTGGCAGCTCAGTGTGACGGGTAAAGATCTCGAGGACGCCGGAATCGTGACCCTCTCCGAGCGCGACAGCGATGGCGACCCCAAGGGAACTGCGGTCTTCGGCAATAACTTCTCAATGGTGGCTTACTTCTACATGAGCCGCAGCGGAGCTGCTTTCCTCGACATGACCGTTCCCAGCGGGGCAGATAGCCACCGTGCCTGGTTCCGCTGCCACTTCGAGCAGCAGGGCAATGCGGCCAGTCTCAAGGGAACCCTCCAGACCTTCCGCACCGATGCCAACGGTCAGATTAGCGACCTCAAGGATGTGGGGACCTGTACTGCTACCCTGAGCCGCTAG